The following coding sequences are from one Geothrix sp. window:
- a CDS encoding YicC family protein encodes MKSMTAFAEIVRPLEAGQLRLTLRSVNSKALDLSLRLPPALFPLEAGIRAQVRTAASRGKLDLSIEVQDEPSLEPRMNRALLRAVAKGWQEDAEWLQLPPLTAEAFFRLPGAFQAPASDLGERLEAPVREAVTALLEAWNAGRAREAERLRPFFEDGLRRLKALREKLKAEAETQAVELPGLYRQRIEQILEDARLAGQLPAERLLAEAGVLAERQDVREELIRLAAHLDDFAERMDRGRLEGKAIDVWCQEVLRELNTTGSKCKRIDMTRAVMEAKGVLDQIREQSANLE; translated from the coding sequence ATGAAATCCATGACCGCCTTTGCCGAGATCGTCCGCCCCCTGGAGGCCGGCCAGCTGCGGCTCACCCTGCGGAGCGTCAACTCGAAGGCCCTGGACCTGAGCCTCCGCTTGCCCCCGGCGCTCTTCCCCCTGGAGGCGGGCATCCGCGCCCAGGTGCGCACGGCCGCCAGCCGCGGCAAGCTCGACCTCAGCATCGAGGTGCAGGACGAGCCCTCCCTGGAGCCCCGGATGAACCGCGCCCTGCTCCGGGCCGTGGCCAAGGGCTGGCAGGAGGACGCGGAGTGGCTGCAGCTCCCGCCCCTCACGGCCGAGGCCTTCTTCCGGCTGCCGGGGGCCTTCCAGGCGCCGGCCTCGGACCTGGGCGAGCGCCTGGAGGCCCCCGTCCGGGAGGCCGTGACGGCCCTCCTGGAGGCCTGGAACGCCGGGCGGGCCCGGGAGGCGGAGCGCCTCCGCCCCTTCTTCGAAGACGGCCTGAGGCGCCTGAAGGCGCTGCGGGAAAAACTCAAGGCCGAGGCCGAAACGCAGGCGGTGGAGCTACCAGGCCTCTACCGCCAGCGCATCGAGCAGATCCTGGAGGACGCCCGCCTGGCGGGCCAGCTCCCGGCCGAGCGACTGCTGGCGGAGGCCGGCGTCTTGGCCGAGCGGCAGGATGTGCGGGAGGAGCTCATCCGACTGGCGGCCCACCTCGACGACTTCGCTGAGCGCATGGACAGGGGCCGTCTGGAAGGCAAGGCCATCGATGTCTGGTGCCAGGAGGTGCTGCGGGAGCTCAACACCACCGGCAGCAAGTGCAAGCGCATCGACATGACCCGCGCGGTCATGGAGGCCAAGGGCGTGCTGGACCAGATCCGGGAGCAGTCCGCGAACCTCGAGTGA
- a CDS encoding bacteriohemerythrin — protein sequence MALNLRNLKLMTRLSLTVAAAFLVMLAIVYQSITTMHQQLYEDRQLKTRHLVETAHGVLAGFQDMQRTGTLTEEEAKRQAIQAVKRLRYEEKEYFWIQDLGKPVPRMVMHATVPALDGKVLDEPRFNKATSMSEGLHGKPVPLDNRNLFVAFNDVVERTGHGFVEYQWPKPIAGGGTTKELFMKLSYVKKFEPWGWVIGSGIYIDDVDALFRQHAKRTGTLAILGTLGLLAISLFVRRSIFRDFGCEPQAAEGFTSRIAQGDLTGEIPLREGDESSILFVLSRMQGNLREMLGGVSQNAFKIQRNLESLSSQSNEINLATQLQAGVIEQTRSAITEVSATVAVVNQLAQETVDRSQGVVNRAQEGAKVAGEVTVGMRAISDTISASSAQVTRLVERTREIESMATVIKDIADQTNLLALNAAIEAAHAGHLGKGFAVVADEVRKLSERTGRATGEISQTLQAIQADTEKLVQGMETATPLIESGVLRAGDAADSLRAIEREAEATLGKMGDLAQATGTQSRRIEEIVGNVRDVMAASSKTEAVIDHSLATASELGVAANDLFGMVKRFQIGDLQTADGPSSHAGSAVRPLMEWTPALQVGHSEIDRQHQKLIDLANRLNAAMQAGHGRAISGEILQELVDYTVSHFGFEEGLMHTHAYSDREAHLEEHRKLIQSVTEFKRQFDAGQASVSIELMGFIRDWLVNHILKVDKALARELASRGLA from the coding sequence ATGGCATTGAACCTGCGGAACCTGAAGCTGATGACCCGGCTCTCCCTCACGGTGGCCGCGGCGTTCCTCGTCATGCTCGCCATCGTCTACCAGTCGATCACCACGATGCATCAGCAGCTCTACGAGGATCGTCAGCTCAAGACCAGGCACCTCGTGGAGACCGCCCATGGCGTCCTCGCCGGCTTCCAGGACATGCAGCGGACCGGCACCCTGACCGAGGAGGAGGCGAAGCGGCAGGCCATCCAGGCCGTCAAGCGGCTCCGGTACGAGGAGAAGGAGTATTTCTGGATCCAGGACCTGGGAAAGCCCGTCCCGCGCATGGTGATGCACGCCACGGTGCCCGCCCTGGACGGGAAGGTGCTGGACGAGCCGCGCTTCAACAAGGCCACCTCCATGAGCGAGGGGCTCCACGGCAAACCCGTGCCGCTCGACAACCGGAACCTGTTCGTGGCCTTCAACGACGTGGTCGAGCGGACGGGCCACGGCTTCGTCGAGTACCAGTGGCCGAAACCCATCGCCGGGGGCGGCACGACCAAGGAACTCTTCATGAAGCTGTCCTATGTGAAGAAGTTCGAGCCCTGGGGGTGGGTGATCGGCTCCGGCATCTACATCGACGACGTGGATGCCCTCTTCCGCCAGCATGCCAAGCGCACGGGGACCCTGGCCATCCTCGGGACCCTGGGCCTCCTGGCCATCTCCCTGTTCGTGCGGCGCAGCATCTTCCGGGACTTCGGCTGCGAGCCCCAGGCCGCGGAGGGCTTCACCTCCCGCATCGCGCAGGGGGACCTCACCGGGGAGATCCCGCTCAGGGAGGGCGACGAGAGCAGCATCCTCTTCGTGCTCAGCCGCATGCAGGGCAACCTTCGCGAGATGCTCGGCGGCGTGTCCCAGAACGCCTTCAAGATCCAGCGGAACCTCGAGAGCCTGTCCTCCCAGTCCAATGAGATCAACCTGGCCACCCAGCTCCAGGCGGGCGTGATCGAACAGACCCGCTCCGCCATCACGGAGGTCTCCGCCACCGTGGCGGTCGTGAACCAGCTGGCCCAGGAGACGGTGGACCGCTCCCAGGGGGTGGTGAACCGGGCCCAGGAGGGCGCCAAGGTCGCCGGCGAAGTCACGGTCGGGATGCGGGCCATCTCGGACACCATCTCGGCCTCTTCGGCCCAGGTCACCCGGCTGGTCGAGCGGACCCGCGAGATCGAATCCATGGCCACCGTCATCAAGGACATCGCCGATCAGACCAACCTCCTGGCCCTCAACGCAGCCATCGAGGCGGCCCATGCCGGCCACCTCGGCAAGGGCTTCGCCGTGGTCGCGGACGAGGTGAGGAAGCTTTCCGAACGCACGGGCCGCGCCACCGGCGAGATCAGCCAGACCCTCCAGGCCATCCAGGCCGATACCGAGAAGCTCGTCCAGGGCATGGAAACCGCCACGCCCCTGATCGAGTCGGGCGTGCTGCGGGCGGGGGACGCCGCCGACTCCCTGCGCGCCATCGAGCGGGAGGCCGAGGCGACCCTCGGGAAGATGGGCGACCTGGCCCAGGCGACCGGAACCCAGTCCCGGCGCATCGAGGAGATCGTGGGCAATGTCCGGGACGTGATGGCGGCCTCCTCGAAGACCGAGGCGGTGATCGACCACTCCCTGGCCACGGCTTCCGAACTGGGCGTCGCCGCCAACGACCTGTTCGGCATGGTCAAGCGGTTCCAGATCGGGGACCTCCAGACGGCGGACGGCCCTTCCAGCCATGCCGGATCGGCCGTCCGGCCCCTCATGGAGTGGACCCCGGCCCTTCAGGTCGGGCATTCGGAGATCGACCGCCAGCACCAGAAGCTCATTGACCTCGCCAACCGGCTCAACGCAGCCATGCAGGCGGGCCATGGGCGGGCCATCTCCGGGGAGATCCTCCAGGAGCTGGTCGACTACACCGTGTCCCACTTCGGCTTCGAAGAGGGGCTCATGCATACGCACGCCTACTCCGACCGGGAGGCGCACCTAGAGGAGCACCGCAAGCTCATCCAGAGCGTCACGGAGTTCAAGCGGCAGTTCGACGCGGGCCAGGCCTCCGTCTCCATCGAGCTCATGGGCTTCATCCGCGACTGGCTGGTGAACCACATCCTGAAGGTGGACAAGGCCCTGGCCCGGGAGCTTGCCTCGCGCGGACTGGCCTGA
- a CDS encoding threonine aldolase family protein — protein sequence MRPIDLRSDTVTQPSPEMRAAMASAEVGDDVLERDPSLARLEDRVAELLGMEAALWVPSGCMGNLIALMLHLKRGDRFLAPAQAHVLGSELGTGAWLAGGMPEALAWEGGPGRPTPAQVTRAAGSPGPYYTLRTTLLCLENTHNFAGGTATPLVEHRGLMAAAKAAKLAVHLDGARLWHAAAALGLAPSALTEGVDTVQVCLSKGLGAPMGSLLGGSKAHIAEARRLRKMLGGGVRQGGVVGAAGLVALDYLPRIAEDHAKTRRLADGLRGFGLAAPVPETNILLVPVPDAAATLAALESVGVRALPVGSAVRFIPHRDLAMADIEEALRRIEPLVPALRGV from the coding sequence ATGCGCCCCATCGACCTCCGCTCCGACACTGTCACCCAGCCCTCCCCTGAGATGCGCGCGGCCATGGCCTCCGCTGAGGTGGGCGACGACGTGCTGGAGCGCGATCCCTCCCTCGCCCGGCTCGAGGACCGCGTGGCGGAGCTGCTGGGCATGGAGGCGGCCCTGTGGGTGCCCTCCGGCTGCATGGGCAACCTCATCGCGCTGATGCTGCACCTCAAGCGCGGCGATCGGTTCCTGGCCCCCGCCCAGGCCCATGTGCTGGGTTCGGAGCTGGGCACGGGAGCCTGGCTGGCCGGTGGCATGCCCGAGGCCCTGGCCTGGGAGGGTGGCCCAGGGCGCCCCACCCCCGCCCAGGTGACGCGTGCGGCCGGATCGCCCGGCCCCTACTACACCTTGCGCACCACGCTGCTGTGCCTGGAGAACACCCACAACTTCGCCGGTGGCACGGCCACGCCCCTGGTCGAGCACCGCGGCCTGATGGCTGCGGCGAAGGCCGCGAAGCTCGCGGTGCACCTGGACGGCGCGCGGCTTTGGCATGCCGCAGCGGCCCTGGGGCTCGCCCCCTCGGCCCTGACCGAGGGCGTGGACACCGTGCAGGTCTGCCTCAGCAAGGGCCTGGGTGCGCCCATGGGCTCCCTGCTGGGCGGCTCGAAGGCCCACATCGCTGAAGCCCGGCGCCTGCGCAAGATGTTGGGGGGCGGCGTGCGCCAGGGCGGCGTGGTGGGTGCCGCGGGCCTGGTGGCCCTGGACTACCTGCCCCGAATCGCGGAGGACCACGCCAAGACCCGGCGCCTGGCGGATGGCCTGCGCGGCTTCGGCCTCGCCGCCCCCGTGCCCGAGACCAACATCCTGCTGGTGCCCGTGCCCGATGCGGCGGCCACTCTGGCTGCCCTGGAATCCGTGGGCGTCCGCGCCCTGCCGGTGGGGTCGGCCGTCCGGTTCATCCCGCACCGTGACCTCGCCATGGCCGACATCGAGGAGGCCCTCCGCCGCATCGAGCCCCTGGTGCCGGCCCTCCGCGGAGTCTGA
- a CDS encoding undecaprenyl-diphosphate phosphatase has protein sequence MNLLHAILLGLIQGLTEFLPVSSTAHLTLAEHLMFGGRPMPLAFDVLLHVGTLVALMVYFRRELVQVVMGCLGMDKEGRRLALWLLLAMIPTAIFGLATRGVKEAAKEHLWVYGIGLLVTSLLLFLANRLSRERVNQHEQDLAGRDLQDLRAMDALAVGAIQGIGGGFGLSRSGSTISVGVFRGLKLPASARFSFLLGMPTIAAAAVVELRGLLKPLLKHQPLPPDMAFPPGSLSPMVLCAVGVLAAAVSGYFAIGLLDRFTRKPRLNGFALYCVAMGLVLLALGTTGVLGHR, from the coding sequence ATGAATCTGCTGCACGCCATCCTCCTGGGCCTGATCCAGGGCTTGACGGAATTCCTGCCGGTCTCGTCCACGGCGCACCTCACGCTGGCGGAGCACCTGATGTTCGGGGGCCGTCCCATGCCCCTGGCCTTCGACGTGCTGCTGCACGTGGGCACCCTGGTGGCCCTGATGGTCTATTTCCGGCGCGAGCTGGTACAGGTGGTCATGGGCTGCCTCGGCATGGACAAGGAGGGACGGAGGCTGGCCCTCTGGCTGCTCCTGGCCATGATCCCCACGGCCATCTTCGGGCTGGCCACCAGGGGCGTGAAGGAGGCGGCCAAGGAGCACCTGTGGGTCTATGGCATCGGCCTGCTCGTGACCTCCCTGCTGCTGTTCCTGGCCAACCGCCTCAGCCGCGAGCGGGTGAACCAGCATGAGCAGGATCTGGCGGGCCGGGATCTCCAGGACCTGCGGGCCATGGATGCCCTGGCGGTGGGTGCCATCCAGGGCATCGGCGGCGGCTTCGGGCTGTCGCGCTCAGGCTCCACCATTTCCGTGGGCGTGTTCCGCGGCCTGAAGCTGCCGGCCTCGGCGCGGTTCAGCTTCCTCCTGGGCATGCCCACCATCGCCGCCGCCGCCGTGGTGGAGTTGCGGGGACTCCTGAAGCCCCTCCTGAAGCATCAGCCCCTGCCGCCGGACATGGCCTTCCCGCCCGGCTCGCTGTCCCCGATGGTGCTCTGCGCCGTGGGCGTGCTGGCGGCCGCCGTCTCCGGCTACTTCGCCATCGGCCTGCTTGACCGCTTCACCCGCAAGCCCCGGCTCAACGGCTTCGCCCTCTACTGCGTGGCCATGGGCCTGGTGCTGCTGGCGCTGGGGACGACGGGCGTCCTCGGCCACCGCTGA
- a CDS encoding ABC transporter ATP-binding protein: protein MIQLNEVHKSFTVKDRKTRTTKRIDAVRGISLTVKPGEIYGLLGPNGAGKSTTLRMIAGLMDPDVGTIDVCGFDTRQKPESVRGCLGYLSTDMGVYTRFTPRELLRLFGEFQDVDPGTAERRGLHLLEKLQLADFADVKMEGFSSGQKQKVSIARALLHDPKVVIFDEPTTGLDVLTAKTVLDLLRIMREEGRTVIVSTHVMPMVEDICDRVGIIFDGKLHGDAPPRDILQSRHAKSLDEVFFQLAAESEGGN, encoded by the coding sequence GTGATCCAACTGAACGAGGTCCACAAATCCTTCACCGTGAAGGACCGCAAGACGCGAACGACCAAGCGCATCGACGCCGTGCGGGGCATCTCCCTCACGGTGAAGCCGGGCGAGATCTACGGGCTGCTGGGTCCCAACGGCGCCGGCAAGTCCACGACGCTGCGGATGATCGCCGGGCTGATGGACCCGGACGTCGGGACCATCGACGTCTGCGGGTTCGACACGCGGCAGAAGCCGGAATCCGTGCGGGGCTGCCTGGGCTACCTGAGCACGGACATGGGGGTCTACACCCGCTTCACGCCCCGCGAGCTCCTGCGGCTCTTCGGAGAGTTCCAGGACGTGGATCCGGGCACCGCCGAGCGCCGGGGCCTGCACCTGCTGGAGAAGCTCCAGCTGGCGGACTTCGCCGACGTGAAGATGGAGGGCTTCTCCTCGGGCCAGAAGCAGAAGGTGAGCATCGCCCGGGCCCTGCTGCACGATCCGAAGGTGGTGATCTTCGACGAACCCACCACGGGCCTCGACGTGCTCACGGCCAAGACCGTGCTCGACCTGCTGCGCATCATGCGCGAGGAGGGCCGCACCGTCATCGTGTCGACCCACGTCATGCCCATGGTCGAGGACATCTGCGACCGCGTGGGCATCATCTTCGACGGCAAGCTCCACGGCGATGCCCCGCCCCGGGACATTCTGCAATCCAGACATGCCAAGAGCCTGGATGAGGTCTTCTTCCAGCTCGCGGCCGAATCCGAGGGAGGCAACTGA
- a CDS encoding ABC transporter permease: MRGALLIAKKEFLELSKDRKTMFFAFVLPFLLYPAIFGMMAKMGKRDEAQNRNKASRVYVADASGVLNGILTDPKLFERVAKPEGDLKQAIRDQKLEMALEADANAAEALQKHQTFTLTVTMDESERASEVALKRLRESLKGQEKTWVQGRLQVLGASSQLAEPVKLEVKNAADVALEVGKAMGKFLPYLLMIMMYTGAMQHGIYATAGEKERQTLLSLMATRLPRNQIILGKLLYIFCMGVIAALLNLLSMGLSIGFMTGGSANSMQAMSAIANPMTLGLTFLIMVPLGLFFSNFILLMGIQAKNTIEAGSAITPGIFLVVFLGVFTMAPGVDKMAFLSYVPVVNVCIALRKMFSQQPNWLEYAIAFTMTVGLAGLMTLVSTRVLNREKALFKM, encoded by the coding sequence ATGCGCGGCGCCCTGCTCATCGCCAAGAAGGAATTCCTCGAGCTGTCGAAGGACCGCAAGACGATGTTCTTCGCCTTCGTCCTGCCCTTCCTGCTCTATCCGGCCATCTTCGGCATGATGGCCAAGATGGGGAAGCGGGACGAGGCCCAGAACCGCAACAAGGCCAGCCGGGTCTACGTGGCAGACGCCTCCGGCGTGCTGAATGGCATCCTGACGGACCCCAAGCTGTTCGAGCGCGTGGCCAAGCCCGAGGGCGACCTCAAGCAGGCCATCCGGGACCAGAAGCTGGAGATGGCCCTGGAAGCGGATGCCAACGCCGCCGAGGCCCTCCAGAAGCACCAGACCTTCACCCTCACAGTCACCATGGACGAGAGTGAGCGTGCTTCGGAAGTCGCCCTCAAGCGGCTGAGGGAGTCCCTCAAGGGCCAGGAGAAGACCTGGGTGCAGGGGCGGCTCCAGGTGCTCGGCGCCTCCTCCCAGCTGGCCGAGCCGGTGAAGCTGGAGGTCAAGAACGCCGCCGACGTGGCGCTCGAAGTGGGCAAGGCCATGGGCAAGTTCCTGCCCTACCTGCTGATGATCATGATGTACACCGGCGCCATGCAGCATGGCATCTACGCCACGGCCGGGGAGAAGGAGCGCCAGACCCTGCTCAGCCTCATGGCCACCCGCCTGCCGCGCAACCAGATCATCCTCGGGAAGCTGCTCTACATCTTCTGCATGGGCGTCATCGCCGCCCTGCTGAACCTGCTGAGCATGGGCCTCTCCATCGGCTTCATGACCGGGGGTTCGGCCAACTCGATGCAGGCCATGTCGGCCATCGCCAACCCCATGACCCTGGGCCTCACCTTCCTGATCATGGTGCCCCTGGGCCTCTTCTTCTCGAACTTCATCCTGCTCATGGGCATCCAGGCCAAGAACACCATCGAGGCCGGCAGCGCCATCACCCCCGGCATCTTCCTGGTGGTGTTCCTGGGGGTCTTCACCATGGCGCCGGGCGTGGACAAGATGGCCTTCCTGTCCTACGTGCCCGTGGTGAACGTCTGCATCGCCCTCCGCAAGATGTTCAGCCAGCAGCCAAACTGGCTGGAATACGCCATTGCCTTCACCATGACCGTGGGGCTGGCGGGGCTCATGACCCTGGTCTCGACCCGGGTCCTGAACCGGGAAAAGGCCCTGTTCAAGATGTGA
- a CDS encoding TPR end-of-group domain-containing protein: MATKAKTEPASKSTSAPSHPAPSALAVAFSKAVKLVDSGKFPEAAKALETLRDEAQAAGEWSMKRRAQVYLSLANEKIHPPKAVAPDAITEIQACLNRHETDEALKLSEKAIKSHPTKGALHYLRAVAFAQNENTEAAAESLKKAVELEADFVFQWHMEPDFNPIRKSPLFAFTEGR; the protein is encoded by the coding sequence ATGGCGACCAAGGCCAAGACTGAACCCGCATCCAAGTCCACCTCCGCACCTTCCCATCCAGCCCCCTCGGCGCTGGCCGTAGCCTTCTCCAAGGCCGTGAAGCTCGTGGACTCGGGCAAGTTCCCCGAGGCCGCGAAGGCCCTGGAAACCCTCCGGGATGAGGCCCAGGCAGCCGGCGAGTGGTCCATGAAGCGCCGCGCCCAGGTCTACCTGTCCCTGGCCAATGAGAAGATCCACCCGCCCAAGGCCGTCGCCCCTGACGCCATCACCGAGATCCAGGCCTGCCTCAACCGCCACGAAACGGACGAGGCCCTCAAGCTGAGCGAAAAGGCCATCAAGAGCCATCCCACCAAGGGGGCCCTCCACTACCTGCGTGCCGTCGCCTTCGCCCAGAACGAGAACACCGAGGCGGCCGCCGAGAGCCTGAAGAAGGCCGTGGAACTGGAGGCGGACTTCGTCTTCCAGTGGCACATGGAACCTGACTTCAACCCCATCCGGAAGTCCCCCCTCTTCGCCTTCACGGAAGGCCGCTGA
- a CDS encoding gluconeogenesis factor YvcK family protein, translating into MAGPNLDADKPLRVVALGGGTGLAALLRALKREAGRSRDPWKLTGIVTVSDNGGSSGRLRDELGGIPPGDLRNCLAALTLEDSALSDLLNYRFRGEGSLAGHSLGNLMLWALADLTGDWVRAIRQLSGVLVTLGRLFPSTVVPVTLCAEDMAGRAYVGETAVGSCQPPLARLWLEPREAEPLPEAVLALLRSDLILLSPGSLYTSTISNLLLQELQEAVESSRSPVIYVANLMTEPGETAGLDLENHVAAISAFGRTRISAIIANAAPLQPDMLARYQVEGGEPLMTESDTILGIPVHRFPLLDPEAPMARHHPDLLNRAIREVLSRL; encoded by the coding sequence ATGGCCGGCCCGAACCTCGATGCCGACAAGCCCCTGCGGGTGGTGGCCCTGGGTGGGGGCACTGGCTTGGCCGCCCTGCTCCGCGCCCTCAAGCGGGAGGCGGGGCGGAGCCGCGATCCCTGGAAGCTGACGGGCATCGTCACCGTCTCCGACAACGGGGGTTCCTCAGGCCGCCTGCGGGACGAGCTTGGCGGCATTCCCCCGGGCGACCTCCGCAACTGCCTGGCAGCCCTCACCCTGGAGGATTCGGCCCTCTCGGATCTCCTGAACTACCGCTTCCGTGGCGAAGGCAGCCTCGCCGGCCACTCCCTCGGCAACCTGATGCTGTGGGCCCTGGCGGACCTCACGGGCGACTGGGTGCGGGCCATCCGCCAGCTGTCGGGCGTGCTGGTGACCCTGGGGCGCCTGTTCCCCTCCACGGTGGTGCCCGTCACCCTCTGCGCCGAGGACATGGCGGGGCGCGCCTACGTGGGGGAGACCGCCGTGGGATCCTGCCAGCCACCCCTCGCTAGGCTCTGGCTGGAACCCCGCGAGGCCGAGCCGCTCCCGGAGGCGGTCCTGGCTCTGCTCCGGTCCGACCTGATCCTCCTCTCGCCCGGCAGCCTCTACACCTCGACCATCTCGAACCTCCTGCTCCAGGAGCTCCAGGAGGCCGTGGAGTCCTCCCGGTCCCCGGTGATCTACGTGGCGAACCTCATGACCGAGCCGGGCGAGACCGCCGGCCTGGACCTCGAAAACCACGTGGCCGCCATCTCGGCCTTCGGGCGGACCCGGATCTCGGCCATCATCGCCAACGCGGCCCCCCTGCAACCTGACATGCTGGCCAGGTACCAGGTCGAAGGCGGTGAACCACTTATGACCGAATCCGACACGATCCTGGGCATCCCGGTCCACCGGTTCCCCCTCCTGGATCCCGAGGCCCCCATGGCCCGGCACCATCCCGACCTGCTGAATAGGGCCATCCGGGAAGTGCTTTCAAGGCTCTGA
- a CDS encoding DUF4388 domain-containing protein: MALSGDLATMGLEDIFQWLAVGKKTGVLELKGPLHTKRVAFHEGRITSIWSSDPREYLGQYLLAFNRITEEQLRDALATQEDEQQLLGRILINRQLVTEAEIRRIVQLKVEESIFDTFLWNVGSFEFHDGAASHQKSMLLSLDVTGIVLEGARRLDDWKRIRRVIKGGDAVLSAISEAIAERLPLAPEDADILARLDGTKRVDQLVIDMRTPEYKINKLLFDLHEKGLVRIVNAGGNLGENPSLQLQRARALVEKQKLQEAQEELRRILKDQPRHLDANKMMAVVQDLLEEKKLDQDLVPELAVSLDELMTTNLGPNEAFLASRVNGLWTIRDILSIAPFEPNECLGIFSKLLKRGILKTTKPAQGGDQLGFQR, translated from the coding sequence GTGGCGCTGAGCGGTGATCTGGCGACCATGGGCCTGGAGGACATCTTCCAGTGGCTGGCCGTGGGCAAGAAGACCGGCGTCCTGGAGCTCAAGGGCCCCCTGCACACCAAGCGCGTCGCCTTCCATGAGGGCCGCATCACCAGCATCTGGTCCTCCGATCCGCGGGAGTACCTGGGCCAGTACCTGCTGGCCTTCAACCGCATCACCGAGGAGCAGCTCCGCGACGCCCTGGCCACCCAGGAGGACGAGCAGCAGCTGCTGGGCCGGATCCTCATCAACCGGCAGCTGGTCACGGAAGCGGAAATCCGCCGCATCGTGCAGCTGAAGGTGGAGGAGAGCATCTTCGACACCTTCCTCTGGAACGTGGGCAGCTTCGAGTTCCACGACGGGGCCGCCTCGCACCAGAAGTCCATGCTGCTCAGCCTGGACGTGACCGGGATCGTGCTGGAAGGCGCCCGACGCCTGGATGACTGGAAGCGCATCCGCCGGGTCATCAAGGGTGGCGACGCCGTGCTCTCGGCCATCTCCGAGGCCATCGCCGAGCGGCTGCCCCTGGCCCCGGAGGACGCGGACATCCTGGCCAGGCTGGACGGGACCAAGCGCGTGGATCAGCTCGTGATCGACATGCGGACGCCCGAGTACAAGATCAACAAGCTGCTCTTCGACCTTCACGAAAAGGGCCTGGTCCGCATCGTGAATGCCGGCGGCAACCTCGGCGAGAATCCGAGCCTGCAGCTCCAGCGGGCCCGCGCCCTGGTGGAGAAACAGAAGCTCCAGGAGGCCCAGGAGGAACTCCGGCGCATCCTCAAGGATCAGCCCCGCCACCTCGACGCGAACAAGATGATGGCCGTGGTCCAGGATCTCCTCGAGGAGAAGAAGCTGGACCAGGACCTGGTTCCGGAACTGGCCGTCAGCCTGGACGAGCTGATGACCACCAACCTGGGTCCCAACGAGGCCTTCCTTGCCAGCCGGGTGAACGGCCTCTGGACCATCCGCGACATCCTCTCCATCGCACCTTTCGAACCGAACGAGTGCCTCGGCATCTTCTCCAAGCTCCTGAAGCGTGGGATTCTCAAGACCACGAAACCCGCCCAGGGAGGCGACCAGCTGGGCTTCCAGCGCTAG
- the truA gene encoding tRNA pseudouridine(38-40) synthase TruA, giving the protein MSHPFFLTVAYAGTAFHGWQIQSTLRSSQGDLWKALRAFDPEAPMPQGTGRTDAGVHARGQGVLLQASRDWDPYRLLMALNAHLAPDIRVMAVQPAPEGFFPRQHAVAKRYVYRLDLGPAPDPLQAAFRWHVHQSAPLALEAMAEALRPLVGTHDFTSFRCVDCVAKTPVRTIHDIRIEPAEGGVDLVFEGTSFLMHQVRIMAGTLVEVGRGRRAADSLAGVLAARDRTRAGLTAPPEGLCLEKVWYGAQWGIGEPSPFGERTAQSK; this is encoded by the coding sequence ATGTCCCACCCCTTCTTCCTCACCGTGGCCTACGCCGGGACCGCCTTCCATGGCTGGCAGATCCAGTCCACGCTCCGCAGCAGCCAGGGGGACCTCTGGAAGGCCCTCCGGGCCTTCGATCCCGAGGCACCCATGCCGCAGGGCACCGGGCGGACGGATGCGGGCGTGCATGCCCGGGGGCAGGGCGTGCTGCTCCAGGCGAGCCGGGACTGGGACCCCTACCGCCTGCTCATGGCCCTGAATGCCCACCTCGCGCCCGACATCCGGGTCATGGCGGTCCAACCCGCGCCGGAGGGATTCTTCCCCCGGCAGCACGCGGTGGCCAAGCGCTACGTCTACCGGCTGGACCTGGGGCCGGCCCCGGATCCGCTGCAGGCGGCCTTCCGGTGGCACGTCCACCAGTCGGCCCCGCTCGCCCTGGAGGCCATGGCGGAGGCCCTGCGGCCCCTGGTCGGCACCCACGATTTCACGAGCTTCCGTTGCGTGGACTGCGTCGCCAAGACGCCCGTCCGCACCATCCACGACATCCGCATCGAGCCGGCTGAAGGTGGGGTGGACCTGGTCTTCGAGGGCACCAGCTTCCTCATGCACCAGGTGCGGATCATGGCGGGGACGCTCGTGGAGGTGGGGCGGGGCAGGCGCGCCGCGGATTCCCTGGCGGGCGTGCTGGCGGCAAGGGACCGCACCCGCGCGGGGCTCACCGCTCCCCCCGAGGGGTTGTGCCTGGAGAAAGTCTGGTACGGGGCGCAGTGGGGCATCGGTGAGCCCAGCCCCTTCGGCGAGCGGACGGCTCAGTCCAAATAG
- a CDS encoding HU family DNA-binding protein: protein MNKAELVSAVADKAGITKAQAAAALDQVLGGIGAALRTGDKVTLVGFGTFSVASRGARTGRNPRDNKPIKIAAKKVAKFKPGKKLADEVNGKGGKKRK from the coding sequence ATGAACAAGGCTGAACTGGTCAGCGCCGTCGCCGACAAGGCCGGCATCACCAAGGCCCAGGCCGCTGCCGCCCTGGATCAGGTCCTCGGCGGGATCGGCGCCGCCCTGCGCACGGGCGACAAGGTCACCCTCGTGGGCTTCGGCACCTTCTCGGTTGCCAGCCGCGGTGCCCGCACCGGCCGCAATCCCCGCGACAACAAGCCCATCAAGATCGCCGCCAAGAAGGTCGCCAAGTTCAAGCCCGGCAAGAAGCTGGCCGACGAAGTCAACGGCAAGGGCGGCAAGAAGCGCAAGTAG